The following are encoded in a window of Bradyrhizobium guangdongense genomic DNA:
- a CDS encoding TetR/AcrR family transcriptional regulator: MALISEHIEGDTRERILEVAERLFRLIGYQKTTVGDIAKELRMSPANVYRFFESKKAIHQAVARGLMGEVELEAQRIVAKPGPVKERFRELLTTVHRMNTERYVGDNKLHEMVEIAMQEDWAVCVNHMECIAGVVGQMIAQGVASGEFEAPDLQLAALCACTAMMRFFHPQMIAQCATKPGPTIDQMIDFVIAGLSPRH, encoded by the coding sequence ATGGCCCTGATTTCGGAACATATCGAAGGCGACACCCGGGAGCGTATCCTCGAGGTGGCCGAGCGGCTGTTCCGCCTGATCGGCTATCAGAAGACCACGGTCGGAGACATCGCCAAAGAGCTGCGGATGAGCCCCGCCAACGTCTATCGCTTCTTCGAATCGAAGAAGGCGATCCACCAGGCGGTGGCGCGAGGGCTGATGGGCGAGGTCGAGCTCGAGGCGCAGCGGATCGTGGCGAAGCCCGGTCCGGTCAAGGAACGCTTCCGCGAGCTGCTCACCACCGTCCATCGCATGAACACCGAGCGCTATGTCGGCGACAACAAGCTGCACGAGATGGTCGAGATCGCGATGCAGGAGGATTGGGCGGTCTGCGTCAACCATATGGAGTGCATCGCCGGCGTGGTCGGCCAGATGATCGCCCAGGGTGTGGCCTCCGGCGAGTTCGAGGCCCCCGACCTTCAGCTGGCTGCACTGTGTGCCTGCACGGCCATGATGCGTTTCTTCCACCCCCAGATGATCGCCCAGTGCGCCACCAAGCCGGGTCCGACCATCGACCAGATGATCGATTTCGTCATCGCGGGTCTGTCGCCGCGCCACTGA
- a CDS encoding nuclear transport factor 2 family protein has translation MTINRRDLALSTLAVSALALSTPALAASADEDAVAKKVEAFRLAQIAADPKALGALCWDALSYSHSSGKVEDKATFIANATDGKSKFLSIEYKDPTIKVVGPAAIVRFHWIAEQEMAADGKKLPTNLHILMNWLKQGDDWKLLSRAATKL, from the coding sequence ATGACGATCAACCGACGCGATCTGGCTCTCTCGACTCTGGCCGTCTCCGCGCTTGCCCTCTCGACGCCGGCGCTGGCGGCTTCCGCGGACGAAGACGCCGTGGCGAAGAAGGTCGAGGCCTTCCGCCTCGCCCAGATCGCGGCCGATCCCAAGGCGCTCGGCGCGCTGTGCTGGGACGCTCTCAGCTATAGCCATTCCAGCGGCAAGGTGGAGGACAAGGCGACCTTCATCGCCAACGCGACCGACGGCAAATCGAAATTCCTCTCGATCGAGTACAAGGACCCGACCATCAAGGTCGTCGGCCCCGCGGCGATCGTGCGCTTCCACTGGATCGCGGAACAGGAGATGGCGGCCGATGGGAAAAAATTGCCGACCAATCTTCACATCCTGATGAACTGGCTGAAGCAAGGCGACGACTGGAAGCTGTTGTCGCGCGCCGCGACGAAATTGTGA
- a CDS encoding acyl-CoA thioesterase, giving the protein MSEKSDIEPSGDLCIRTLAMPADTNANGDIFGGWLLSQMDVGGGVFASKVAKSRTVTVAIEAMNFRKAVYVGDLVSVYANLVRVGRTSMTVHLEAWALRRGEEHPFLVTDGNFTYVSIDEHGRPQEVRSIAAPIAT; this is encoded by the coding sequence ATGAGCGAAAAGTCCGACATCGAGCCGAGCGGCGATCTCTGCATCCGCACGCTGGCGATGCCCGCCGACACCAACGCCAATGGCGACATCTTTGGCGGCTGGCTGCTCAGCCAGATGGACGTCGGCGGCGGCGTGTTTGCATCCAAAGTCGCGAAGTCGCGCACCGTCACGGTCGCGATCGAGGCAATGAATTTTCGCAAAGCCGTCTATGTCGGCGATCTCGTCTCGGTTTACGCGAACCTCGTGCGGGTTGGCCGTACCTCGATGACCGTACATCTCGAAGCGTGGGCGCTCCGGCGCGGAGAAGAGCATCCGTTCCTCGTCACCGACGGAAATTTTACCTACGTCTCGATCGACGAGCATGGTCGGCCGCAAGAGGTGCGTTCGATCGCCGCGCCGATCGCGACGTAA
- a CDS encoding acetyl-CoA C-acetyltransferase, translating to MARPVFIVDGSRTPFLKARSGPGPFTPVDLAVQCGRPLLARQPFSPEDFDQVILGCVNVIADEMNPARVAALRLGMGEDMVAFTVQINCGSGMQSIDTAYRYIREGHADLILAGGTEALSHAPLVWPNSGVRWFGGLASAKGVAAKLAAAFKLRPRDLKPIIGLERGLTDPVTELNMGQTAEVVGHLFGITRAQSDAYAAESHRRLAHAQAEGYLKGEVETAFSRDGKFFDHDDGVRPDSTAETLAKLRPVFERPWGQVTAGNSSQITDGASWVILASDAAVAKHKLTPKAAIVDSNWAALDPSIMGLGPVMSVTPLLQRNDLTIKDVETWELNEAFATQVLGCLAAWNDEKFCREILGLDGPAGEIDREKLNVDGGAISLGHPVGTSGNRIVLHLVNAMKRLGTRRGIATECIGGGLGGAMLIEAV from the coding sequence ATGGCACGACCGGTTTTCATCGTCGACGGCAGCCGGACGCCGTTTCTGAAGGCACGCTCCGGCCCGGGGCCGTTCACGCCTGTTGATCTCGCCGTGCAGTGCGGGCGGCCGCTGCTGGCGCGTCAGCCGTTTTCGCCCGAAGATTTCGACCAGGTGATCCTCGGCTGCGTCAACGTCATCGCCGACGAGATGAACCCGGCCCGTGTTGCCGCGCTCCGGCTTGGCATGGGCGAGGACATGGTCGCCTTCACCGTGCAGATCAATTGCGGCTCCGGCATGCAGTCGATCGACACCGCCTACCGCTACATCCGCGAGGGCCATGCCGACCTGATCCTGGCCGGCGGCACCGAGGCGCTGAGCCACGCACCGCTGGTCTGGCCGAATTCCGGCGTGCGCTGGTTCGGCGGCCTTGCCAGCGCCAAAGGCGTGGCCGCGAAGCTGGCCGCAGCCTTCAAGCTGCGGCCACGCGATCTCAAGCCGATCATTGGCCTCGAGCGGGGGCTGACCGATCCCGTCACCGAATTGAACATGGGCCAGACCGCGGAGGTCGTCGGCCACCTCTTCGGTATCACCCGCGCGCAATCCGACGCCTACGCCGCCGAGAGCCATCGCCGCCTCGCGCATGCGCAGGCCGAAGGCTATCTGAAAGGCGAGGTCGAGACGGCGTTCTCCCGTGACGGAAAATTCTTTGACCATGACGATGGCGTCCGCCCGGACTCGACAGCCGAGACGCTGGCAAAGCTCCGGCCGGTGTTCGAGCGTCCCTGGGGCCAGGTCACGGCCGGGAATTCTTCGCAGATCACCGACGGTGCCTCCTGGGTGATCCTCGCCTCCGACGCGGCTGTTGCCAAGCACAAGCTGACGCCGAAGGCCGCGATCGTGGACAGCAACTGGGCCGCACTCGATCCCAGCATCATGGGACTCGGTCCTGTGATGTCAGTCACGCCGCTGCTTCAGCGCAACGACCTCACCATCAAGGACGTCGAGACCTGGGAGCTGAACGAGGCCTTTGCCACCCAGGTGCTCGGCTGTCTCGCCGCCTGGAATGACGAAAAGTTCTGCCGCGAGATATTGGGGCTCGACGGCCCAGCCGGCGAGATCGACCGTGAAAAGCTCAACGTCGATGGCGGCGCGATCTCGCTCGGCCATCCCGTCGGCACTTCCGGCAATCGCATCGTGCTGCATCTCGTCAACGCGATGAAGCGGCTTGGCACGCGGCGTGGGATTGCCACCGAGTGCATCGGCGGCGGGCTCGGCGGCGCCATGCTGATCGAGGCGGTGTAA
- a CDS encoding HAD family hydrolase, with translation MIETLGRALLFDIDGTLANTDPLHLKAFNQVLGPRGHVFDHARFSKELQGFANVSIGERFLPDESLERRAAILDEKEEVFRNLVAGQIEPLPGLMALLDRADEAGIPMVAVTNAPRLNAELLLSGLGITRRFKALVIGEELPHGKPHPLPYQEGLRFVGASAAASIAFEDSRSGVQSATAAGIPTIGIRTSLSDADLVGAGAVASASAFDDPLLLARLARAMAW, from the coding sequence ATGATCGAGACGCTGGGCAGGGCGTTGCTGTTCGACATCGACGGCACGCTTGCCAATACGGACCCTCTGCACTTGAAAGCGTTCAACCAGGTCCTCGGTCCGCGCGGCCATGTCTTCGACCACGCGCGCTTCTCGAAGGAGTTACAGGGCTTCGCCAACGTCTCGATTGGCGAGCGCTTTCTGCCAGACGAGAGCCTGGAGCGGCGTGCCGCGATCCTCGACGAGAAGGAAGAAGTGTTTCGCAATTTGGTTGCGGGGCAGATCGAGCCGTTGCCGGGCCTGATGGCGCTGCTCGACCGTGCCGACGAGGCCGGTATTCCCATGGTCGCCGTCACCAACGCGCCGCGTCTCAATGCCGAGCTGCTGCTCTCCGGCCTCGGCATCACGCGTCGTTTCAAGGCGCTCGTGATCGGCGAGGAACTGCCGCACGGCAAGCCGCATCCGCTGCCCTATCAGGAGGGGTTGCGCTTCGTCGGGGCCAGCGCGGCCGCCTCGATCGCGTTCGAGGATTCCCGCTCCGGCGTTCAGTCCGCCACCGCCGCCGGGATTCCGACGATCGGCATCCGGACCAGCCTCAGCGATGCCGACCTCGTTGGCGCAGGCGCGGTCGCGTCCGCAAGCGCCTTCGACGATCCCTTGCTGCTCGCGCGGCTCGCGCGCGCGATGGCGTGGTGA
- a CDS encoding flavin reductase family protein, producing MTEKDLHFYEPAKGHGLKHDPFNAIIAPRPIGWISSRDVKGHVNLAPYSFFNAFAYVPPIIGFSSTNWKDTVSNIQQTGEFVWNLATMDLARHMNATAAHVAPEVDEFEIAGLTAVPGKLVNVPRVGESPVAFECKVSDIIRLKGANGKEADAWLTLGEVVAVHIDKAMIKDGVYQTAAARPITRAGRRGDYFEIKPENMFEMVRPD from the coding sequence GTGACCGAGAAAGACCTGCACTTCTATGAGCCCGCCAAGGGCCATGGCCTCAAGCACGATCCCTTCAATGCCATCATCGCGCCGCGGCCGATCGGCTGGATCTCCTCGCGCGACGTCAAGGGCCACGTCAACCTCGCGCCCTACAGCTTCTTCAATGCGTTTGCTTATGTGCCGCCGATCATTGGCTTCTCCTCCACCAATTGGAAGGACACGGTCTCGAACATCCAGCAGACCGGCGAATTCGTCTGGAATCTCGCCACCATGGATCTCGCCAGGCACATGAACGCGACCGCTGCCCATGTTGCGCCCGAGGTCGACGAATTCGAGATCGCGGGGCTGACCGCCGTGCCCGGCAAGCTCGTCAACGTGCCGCGGGTGGGCGAGAGCCCGGTCGCGTTCGAATGCAAGGTCTCCGATATCATCCGTCTCAAGGGCGCCAACGGCAAGGAGGCCGATGCCTGGCTGACGCTCGGCGAGGTCGTCGCCGTTCATATCGACAAGGCGATGATCAAGGACGGCGTCTACCAGACCGCCGCTGCCCGCCCGATCACGCGCGCCGGCCGCCGCGGCGACTATTTCGAGATCAAGCCGGAAAACATGTTCGAGATGGTCCGGCCGGATTAG
- a CDS encoding 3-hydroxyacyl-CoA dehydrogenase NAD-binding domain-containing protein: MDSKIMTALGDRVLSLGPRPAADGPYRHFKLTRDADGLAWLLFDRADASANTLSSDVMEEFDAVLAAIETERPAGLVIRSAKPSGFIAGADVNEFRGASDAEMVETRIRAAHAVVDHLEALKLPTLAVIHGFCLGGGLEVALACQSRIAIAGARFGFPEVMLGLHPGLGGTARFSALVNPTQSMSLMLTGRTIDARRAKALGLVDAVTEERHVRDAVRDVVFGRLKRAKPGLLTRAANLGPVRGLLAKRMRSEAAKAAPSEHYPAPYALIDLWETHGGSKAAMLKAEQASFAKLMVTPTAQNLIRVFFLREQMKKAAGSGNAIKHVHVIGAGAMGGDIAAWVAGQGFRVSLADMKPEPIAGAIKRAADLYGKIIRKPTEVRDALDRLIPDMDGEGVRNADLVIEAVPEKLDLKQKVYASLEPKMKPGAILATNTSSIPLQDLRTTLARPERLMGLHFFNPVSRLQLVEVVSHDGNHPQVLKQALAFVGAIDRLPLSVKSSPGFLVNRALTPYMLEAIVMLDEKTDQRLIDAAAEQFGMPMGPIELADQVGLDICLDVGDMLRTKFGDLLPPTPAWLREKVARGELGRKTGKGFYTWKDGKAEKAPLPETGPGVTDQMIDRLVLPMSNVCVAALREGIVDDPDAVDGAMIFGTGYAPFRGGPLNYARARGVENVVSTLRTLAERFGERFAPDPGWDNFK; encoded by the coding sequence ATGGATTCAAAGATCATGACCGCGCTCGGCGACCGCGTGCTCTCGCTCGGGCCCCGACCCGCAGCCGACGGTCCCTACAGGCACTTCAAGCTGACGCGCGATGCCGACGGCCTCGCGTGGCTGCTGTTCGATCGCGCCGATGCCAGCGCCAACACGCTGTCCTCCGACGTGATGGAGGAGTTCGACGCCGTGCTCGCGGCGATCGAGACCGAGCGGCCTGCGGGCCTCGTGATCCGCTCGGCAAAACCGTCCGGCTTCATCGCCGGCGCCGATGTCAACGAATTCCGCGGCGCGAGCGACGCCGAGATGGTGGAGACACGCATCCGCGCTGCGCACGCGGTGGTCGACCATCTGGAAGCTTTGAAGCTGCCGACGCTCGCGGTCATCCACGGCTTCTGCCTCGGCGGCGGGCTCGAAGTCGCGCTCGCCTGCCAGTCGCGCATTGCCATCGCCGGCGCACGCTTCGGCTTCCCGGAGGTGATGCTGGGTCTGCATCCCGGGCTCGGCGGCACCGCGCGCTTCAGCGCGTTGGTCAATCCGACCCAGTCGATGTCCCTGATGCTGACGGGCCGCACCATCGATGCGCGCCGCGCCAAAGCGCTCGGCCTCGTCGATGCCGTCACGGAGGAGCGCCATGTCCGGGACGCCGTGAGGGACGTCGTGTTCGGACGCCTGAAGCGGGCCAAGCCCGGACTGCTCACGCGCGCGGCCAATCTCGGCCCCGTGCGCGGGCTGCTCGCCAAGCGCATGCGAAGCGAGGCGGCAAAGGCGGCGCCGAGTGAGCATTATCCGGCGCCCTATGCGCTGATCGACCTGTGGGAGACGCATGGTGGCAGCAAGGCCGCGATGCTTAAGGCGGAGCAGGCGTCCTTCGCCAAGCTGATGGTGACGCCGACGGCGCAGAATCTGATCCGCGTCTTCTTCCTGCGCGAGCAGATGAAGAAGGCGGCAGGCAGCGGGAATGCAATCAAGCATGTCCACGTCATCGGCGCGGGCGCCATGGGCGGCGACATCGCGGCTTGGGTCGCCGGGCAGGGCTTTCGCGTCTCGCTCGCCGATATGAAGCCCGAGCCCATCGCGGGCGCGATCAAGCGCGCCGCCGACCTCTACGGCAAGATCATCCGCAAGCCGACCGAGGTGCGCGATGCGCTCGATCGCCTCATCCCTGATATGGACGGCGAGGGCGTCCGCAACGCCGATCTCGTCATCGAGGCGGTGCCGGAAAAGCTCGACCTGAAGCAGAAGGTCTATGCCAGCCTCGAGCCGAAGATGAAGCCGGGCGCGATCCTTGCGACCAACACGTCGAGCATTCCACTGCAGGATCTGCGCACCACGCTGGCGCGCCCGGAGCGGCTGATGGGCCTGCACTTCTTCAATCCGGTGTCGCGGCTGCAACTGGTTGAGGTCGTTAGCCATGACGGCAACCACCCGCAGGTGCTGAAGCAAGCGCTTGCCTTCGTCGGTGCGATCGACCGCCTGCCGCTCTCCGTGAAGAGCTCGCCCGGCTTCCTCGTCAACCGTGCGCTGACGCCCTATATGCTGGAAGCGATTGTGATGCTGGACGAGAAGACCGACCAGCGCCTGATCGATGCCGCGGCCGAGCAGTTCGGCATGCCGATGGGCCCGATCGAACTGGCCGATCAGGTCGGGCTCGACATCTGCCTCGACGTCGGCGACATGCTGCGCACCAAGTTCGGTGACCTGCTGCCGCCGACGCCCGCCTGGCTGCGCGAAAAAGTCGCCAGGGGCGAGCTCGGCCGCAAGACCGGCAAGGGCTTTTACACCTGGAAGGACGGCAAGGCCGAGAAGGCGCCGCTGCCCGAGACCGGTCCTGGTGTCACCGACCAGATGATCGACCGCCTGGTGCTGCCGATGTCCAACGTCTGCGTCGCGGCTCTGCGCGAAGGCATCGTCGACGATCCCGATGCGGTCGATGGCGCCATGATCTTCGGCACCGGCTACGCGCCGTTCCGCGGCGGTCCACTGAACTATGCGCGTGCACGCGGCGTGGAGAATGTCGTATCGACCTTGCGCACGTTGGCCGAACGATTCGGCGAGCGTTTCGCGCCCGATCCGGGCTGGGACAATTTCAAGTGA
- a CDS encoding acyl-CoA dehydrogenase: MSFRRDTITKPIFALARGVLPAMSDTEREALEAGDVWWDADLFTGNPDWSKLLKIPQAKLTDEEEAFLNGPVDELCAMLDEWKIFWEWRDLPPDVWHFIKREKFFGMIIPKGFGGLGFSPYAHSEVVRKISTRSIAAAVTVMVPNSLGPGELLMRFGTKEQQERWLPRLADGRDIPCFGLTSPEAGSDAASMVDTGIICKGDFDGREVTGLRLNWHKRYITLGPVATLLGLAFKAHDPDHLVGDREDLGITVALIPTNLPGVEIGHRHLPSMQVFQNGPNRGRDVFIPLDYVIGGKERLGQGWKMLMTALAAGRGISLPSLSAAGAAYAARTTGAYARIREQFGISISKFEGVEEPLARIVATAYQLDAARRLTCAALNAGVHPAVISGIMKLHATERMRTAVDDAMDIHGGKAVIDGPQNYLGNLHRAVPVGITVEGANILTRNLIVFGQGAIRAHPYLLEEMNALADTDRERGLSAFDKVFWKHVGHSFKTLFRAFGRSWTFGAFALAPEAGDATPFYRQLSRYSAAFALCADMALLTLGGALKRKEMLSARFGDILSELYLLSAALKRWEDEGRQKEDFVALESCMASGFKTIEIRLAEILANLPNRFVAVILKLVVQPFGTRVLGPSDRVVHHCASLVLEPSAARERLTPDLAYVDDDSGFARLERAFRLVAASDAIARRMRAAHIRDWKDAVTRGVITQAEGEQLAAAHEAVAKVIEVDDFAPEALSPIYKKSGDVHQFFQELGEQRVAS; encoded by the coding sequence ATGAGCTTCCGCCGCGACACCATCACAAAGCCGATCTTCGCTCTCGCACGCGGCGTGCTGCCGGCGATGTCCGACACCGAGCGCGAAGCCCTGGAGGCCGGTGATGTCTGGTGGGATGCCGATCTCTTCACGGGCAATCCCGATTGGTCGAAGCTGCTGAAAATCCCGCAGGCGAAATTGACCGATGAGGAGGAGGCCTTCCTCAACGGTCCCGTCGACGAACTCTGCGCCATGCTCGACGAGTGGAAGATCTTCTGGGAATGGCGCGACCTGCCGCCGGACGTTTGGCATTTCATCAAGCGTGAAAAATTCTTCGGCATGATAATCCCGAAGGGGTTTGGCGGCCTCGGCTTTTCGCCCTATGCGCATTCGGAAGTCGTCCGAAAAATCTCGACCCGCTCGATCGCCGCGGCCGTCACGGTGATGGTGCCGAACTCGCTCGGGCCCGGCGAGCTCTTGATGCGGTTTGGTACGAAAGAGCAGCAGGAGCGCTGGCTGCCGCGTCTCGCCGACGGTCGTGACATTCCCTGTTTCGGGCTCACCAGCCCGGAAGCGGGCTCCGATGCCGCTTCGATGGTCGACACCGGCATCATCTGCAAAGGCGATTTCGACGGGCGCGAGGTCACAGGCCTACGGCTCAACTGGCACAAGCGCTACATCACGCTCGGTCCCGTCGCGACGCTGCTCGGTCTCGCCTTCAAGGCCCATGATCCCGATCATCTCGTCGGCGACCGGGAAGACCTCGGTATCACCGTCGCGCTGATCCCGACCAACCTGCCCGGCGTCGAGATCGGCCATCGCCATCTGCCCTCGATGCAGGTATTCCAGAATGGCCCGAACCGGGGTCGCGACGTCTTCATCCCGCTCGATTATGTGATCGGCGGCAAGGAGCGGCTCGGGCAGGGCTGGAAGATGCTGATGACGGCGCTTGCCGCCGGCCGCGGCATCTCGCTGCCGTCGCTCTCCGCCGCGGGCGCCGCCTATGCCGCGCGCACCACCGGCGCCTATGCCCGCATCCGCGAGCAGTTCGGCATCTCCATCTCGAAATTCGAGGGCGTCGAGGAGCCGCTCGCCCGCATCGTCGCCACCGCCTACCAACTCGACGCCGCGCGCCGGCTGACCTGCGCGGCGCTCAACGCCGGCGTCCACCCCGCCGTGATATCAGGCATCATGAAGCTGCATGCGACCGAACGGATGCGCACCGCGGTCGACGACGCCATGGACATCCATGGCGGCAAGGCCGTGATCGACGGGCCGCAAAACTATCTCGGCAATCTGCACCGCGCCGTGCCTGTCGGCATCACGGTCGAGGGCGCCAACATCCTCACCCGCAATCTCATCGTGTTCGGGCAAGGCGCGATCCGCGCGCATCCCTATCTGCTGGAGGAAATGAACGCGCTTGCCGATACCGACCGCGAGCGCGGGCTCTCCGCTTTCGATAAGGTATTCTGGAAACATGTCGGCCATAGCTTTAAGACCCTGTTCCGGGCCTTCGGCCGGAGTTGGACCTTTGGCGCCTTCGCGCTGGCGCCCGAAGCGGGCGATGCCACGCCATTCTATCGCCAGCTCTCGCGTTATTCCGCGGCGTTTGCGCTCTGCGCCGACATGGCGCTGCTGACGCTCGGTGGCGCGCTCAAGCGCAAGGAGATGCTGTCGGCGCGCTTCGGCGACATCCTCTCCGAGCTGTACTTGCTCTCCGCTGCGCTCAAGCGCTGGGAGGACGAGGGCCGGCAGAAGGAGGATTTTGTCGCGCTGGAATCGTGCATGGCGAGCGGCTTCAAGACCATCGAGATCAGGCTGGCCGAAATCCTCGCCAATCTGCCCAATCGCTTTGTCGCGGTGATCCTCAAGCTCGTGGTTCAGCCCTTCGGGACGCGCGTGCTCGGGCCGTCCGATCGCGTCGTGCACCACTGCGCAAGCCTCGTGCTGGAGCCGTCTGCGGCGCGCGAGCGTCTGACGCCGGACCTCGCCTATGTCGACGACGACAGCGGCTTCGCCCGGCTGGAGCGCGCGTTCAGGCTTGTCGCAGCGAGCGACGCCATCGCCAGGCGTATGCGGGCCGCGCATATCCGCGACTGGAAAGACGCCGTCACCAGAGGCGTGATCACGCAGGCCGAAGGCGAGCAGCTGGCAGCCGCTCATGAAGCGGTCGCGAAAGTCATCGAAGTCGACGATTTTGCGCCGGAAGCGCTGTCACCGATTTACAAGAAATCCGGCGACGTGCATCAGTTCTTCCAGGAACTCGGTGAACAGAGGGTGGCGAGCTGA